GAACAGATAATTTGCCTCTCCATGAGGTACATGATAATTTCCGCCTATTGGATATGAGAGTGCATGAACCGCTCCTACTCCTGCATTTCCAAAAGCTATACCTGCATAATTGCTGCCTATAACAAAATCCTCAATTATTTCAGTTCTGTAATCATTCCCTTTTTCTACCATTTGCATGTATCCATTTAAAATTAACTCCATAGCTTTTACACTAAACATGTCAGTATAAGGATTTGCATTTGGAGATACATAAGCTTCTGTTGCATGTATTAATGCATCTACGGAACTGGTTACGAAAAACTTATATGGAAGTCCTTTTATAAATTCTGGTACAAGTACTGCATAAGTTGCGTATAACTCATCTGAAGCAATTCCTTTTTTAGTATGTCTTCTCTTTAATTCTGCAACTGATACATTTGTAACTTCTGAACCTGTTCCACATGTAGTTGGAACTATAATTAATTCTTTGTTTTTTACAAGAGGTACTTTTCCCTCAAACAAATCTAATGAATCATCAGTATACTTAAGACTGAGGATTTTGGCTATATCTATTACAGATCCTCCTCCTACAGCAATAATTCTATTATACTTTTTATCTCCAATATCCTTAATTATATTGTTTATCATTTCATCAGAAGGTTCACCAAGTCCATATTTCTCCTGAAATACAGCATCTGCACCATCATTGAATTTCTCAAGGAAAGGTTTATATAAAAATTCATTAGTAAGTATAAAGTCACCTTTTCCAACCTTAAAGAATTTCATAAACTCCTCTGCAGTATCAAATTTATAAACATCAGGTGCCAATTTTAATAACTTCATATCTTTTTCCTCCTTATATACTTTTTAATAACAGTTCTTATCCCCATATTTCTTCATAGCTAGGAACTTTTGCTTCTTTATTGAAATATCCTATTCTTGAAACATTTATAAGATGCTCGTAAGTAAGATTTTCTGAAATACTGTTTCTGCCCCATGATCCGCAGCCTAGTGTAGTAGTAGGGTTAAATCCATTATTGAAACTTCCACCAGCTGTAGTTGCAGGCTGATTTACAACTAATCTGCTTATAGGTAATACAGTTCCTGCATATCTTATGTTCTCGTCATTGTCAGAATGTATGCCTGCTGTATGACCAGCTCCTTCATACATATAATTAGCCATAGCTATTTCAACTGCTTCTTTAAAAGTATCATATTTCAATGCTACTAAAACTGGACACATTTTTTCTTTACAAAGTACATCTTTTTCTCCTGCACCCTTACCCTTAAGTACTATAACCTTAGTACCTTCTGGTACTTTTACTCCTGCAAGATCCGCAATAATTTGAACAGATTTACCTATAATCTTGCTGTTTATTTTTCCATCTTTAAATAAAGTTGATCTAAACTTTTCTACTGTTTCCTCATCTTCTACATAGTATGCTCCATTTTCTACAAAAGCTGCCATTACCTTATCATAATCTTCAGCAGGAGCTATAACTGATTGCTCTGAGGAACATATAATTCCATTGTCATATTTTCTTCCTGTTATTATATCCTGTGCAGCTTTGTTATAATCATATCCTTTATCAACTATCACCTGTGAATTTCCAGGTCCAACGCCATAAGCTGGTCTTCCACTGGAATAAGCAGCTTTAACTCTTCCAGCGCCGCCTGTGGCAATAACTACATCTGCACTTTCCATAAGTTCTTTAGCAGCTTCTCTCGATGGTGCTTCTACTATTTGTATGATATTCTCTGGTGCTCCCAATTTCTTAAGTTCAGCATTCATAAGTTCTACAGTGTGAGCTGAAGTCTTCTTTGCCTTAGGATGTGGCGCTACTATTATGGTGTTTCTGCCCTTTATAGCAGCCATTGCATTACACATAGGAGTTACCACTGGGTTAGTTATAGGCGTAGTAGCTGCCACAACTCCCTTTGGCTTAGCAACATACAAAAGTGCTCTTTCAGGTTCTTCTTTTATTATGCCTACGGATTTCTTATCTTTTATATGGTTCCAAATAGCTCCTGATTTCAAACGACATTTAGCTACCTTATCTTCATAAACGCCCATTTCTGTTTCTTCCACTGCTTCTTTTGCAAACATTTCTGCATTATCATAAACTACTTTCCCTAGTGCTTTTACTAATACATCAACTTGTTCTTGACTATAGGCTTCCAATTTTTTTTGTGCCACCTGTGCCTTTTCAATCAATTCTTTTATAGATACTTCATTACTCATGTTTTTCCTCCTAAATAAATGTTTTATATATTTAAAATTTTTGTATTATACTTATTGATATCTATTTCATGCTACCAGTTTTTATAAATTTTGTATGCCAGGAAAGAGCTTTTTCAAGATTATGTGGGGTATTTCCACCTGATAACTTACAAGCCTCCTCAAAATACTCCATAAGCATATCCTTATAATCAGGATGGACACAATTTTCTATTATGGTCACGGCCTTTTCCCTAGGAGAAAGACCCCTTAAATCCGCCACTCCCTGTTCTGTAACAATTACCATTACATCATGTTCTGTATGATCCACATGGGATACCATAGGAACTATAGATGATATATCTCCTTTTTTGGCGATAGACTCTGTAGTGAATATAGTCAAATATGCATTTCTGGCAAAGTCTCCAGAACCGCCTATACCATTCATCATTTTGCTCCCCATAACATGAGTGGAATTTACATTACCATATATATCCACCTCCAGAGCAGTGTTTATAGATATAACTCCTATCCTTCTTGCTATCTCTGGATTATTACTTATTTCCTGTGGTCTTAATACTATCTTTTCTCTAAAGAAATTTATGTCTTTTATGAACTCAGGCAGCATCTCCGGTGAAGGACTTATGGAAGTACCTGACACCACATCTGCTTTACCACATTTTATAAGCTTTAACATGGAATCCTGTATAACTTCTGTATAACAACTCAAATTTTTAAAATTTGATTCACAAAGTCCGGCCAAAACTGCATTTGCTACACTTCCAACTCCTGACTGTATAGGAAGCAAGTTTTTAGGTAATTTTCCCTCTTCAACCTCTTTATTCAAAAATCCTATAAGATTATCGGATATAGCTTGAGATACAGGAGACACTTCTGTAAGAGGCCTTGTTTTATCCTGGGCATTTGTCATTACTATGGCACATATCTTATCAGAACCACATGTCACATATGTGGTCCCTATCCTATTACCTGCATTAACTATAGGTATAGGTTCCCTTCTTGGAGGATTCTTTAACGTGTATATATCTGCCATACCTTCCAATTCAATTGGTTGAGCCTCATTAATTTCTACTATTACCTTATCTGCATTTTCTACAAAAGTAGCCGTATTTCCAATTCCTGTTGAAGGAATAATGTCCCCTTCTTCTGTAATAGCTACTGCCTCTATTATAGCTACATTTACTTTAGGAATTACGGAATAATTAATATATTGAGCCATATGGCTTAGATGCATATCAGCGTATTTAATAGAGCCATCATTTATTTTTTTCCTCATATCAGAATTTGTCTGATATGGAATTCTTCTTTCTATTATTCCTGCTTTTGCCCATTCTCCATCTATATCGGACCCTGTAGATGACCCTGTATAAAGTGTCACCTTGAATTCTTCCTCTAAAGCATTAACTTTTTTAGTCAATGCTTTAGGTACTTCTTTAGGATACCCAGAAGGTGTAAATCCGCTAATTGCAACGATCATACCGTTTTCTATCATATCGGCTGCCGCATCTGCTGTTACGACTTTTTCCTTGAGCTTTAAGTTTCTTATTCGTTTTTCTGTAACTTCAGCTGCCTTTGCAACGACCTTATCTGTTTTTTCAACTTTCTCCTCAATCTTTTCTGCTGCATTACTATCCTTTACACTCTTTTTTTTCAATTGTGAATTCTTTATCCCTTTACTCATTTAATCGCCTCACAAATAGTTAAAATATTATTAATTTACAAACTTCCTATTAATTAACTCTCTGCACTACTAGTATTAGCAACTTTCTTTAAATCATTTGCCTTTTTATTACTAGAATAATTTATGATAGAGCCTATAATTATAAACACGATACCTATAACTACATTTACCTCTATACTTTCACCTAAAATCAAAATTGCCAGTATTGTAGCTAGTGCAGGTTTTATAAGAAAAACTGTAGATGCAGTTACAGCGGAAGTCTCTTTTATGGCACCAAGATAACATATATAACCAACAGCTTTTATAAAAATACCCATGTATAAAAGCACTAGAATATTATTTAAAGTAATTCCACTGAATATTGGTCTGCCAGTAACTATTAAGAGAAGTAAAAGTGCTATTACACCAAAGAAGAAAGAGATGCAATTAAAAACATACCCTCCATAAACTTCAATTCTCTTTTTACTTATTACTGTGTATAGAGACCAAACTACAGCTGCTACAAGCGCGAAACATATTCCTATTAAATCCTTGCTTCCTCCAATACCTTCCATAACCTTTGCAGGATTAAATATTATAACTACACCGATCAATGAAACAATAATAGAAACTATAGTAATCCCTTTTATCTTTTCTTTTAATATGAAATATGCAAAAGGTATGGTAAACACAGCATTGGTACAGAATAATACCGCCGCAGTAGATGCCTTAGTATAAGTAACTGCAAACTGGAGCATAGACATGGAAATGGATACTGCTAGTATTCCGCAAAGAGCAAGATATCCCAAATCGTTACCATTCAGTTTAAGCTTTTTGGCTTTTATATCTTTCACAGCCATAGGAAGCAGTATTACCGCACCTATTAAAAATACAATCATCATAACTTGAAATGGATCCATAGCACCTTTCTGAGCTAACATTTTTCCTGAAATCTCCTGAGTGCTATAAAATATTGCCGTCAATAAAATAAATAAATACCCTTTTTTCAATTTACATTCCTCCCCTATAAATTAAGCCTCATTTTGTTAAATTTAATACAATATCTCGTTAAATTAACTACAATTGAATTCTTATTTTTAGCTACACCTTCATATAAAGTGTAACTAAAAATCATAAATAAATTCTAAAATCTCTTTTTAAATTCATTCATTAATGATTCTCTGAATTTTGGATGAGCGATATTTATTAGAGCTCGTGCCCTATTTCTCAAAGTTTTGCCCTTAAGATGAGCAACACCATATTCAGTAACTACATAATCCACTTCATTTCTAGAAGTTGTAACTGCAGCACCAGTATCTAGAAGTGGAGTTATTCTTGAAACTTTTCCTTTTCCAGCTGTGGAAGGTATAGCTATAATAGCTTTTCCGCCCTTTGATAGGTTAGCTCCTCTAATAAAATCTACCTGGCCTCCCACTCCACTTATCTGTTTCAACCCTATACTTTCAGAACATACTTGTCCCATCAAGTCCACTTGAACACAAGAATTTATTGAAACCATATTGTCATTTTTCATAATTACCAGTGGATTATTTACATAATCTACAGAATAAGTTTCTACCATTGGATTATTATTTACAAAATCATACAATTTTTTTGTTCCCATTAAAAATGTTACAACTATTTTGCCTGTATGAAGGGTCTTTTTCTTGTTATTTACAACCCCTGCCTTTACCAGTTCCATTACACCATCTGATATCATCTCAGAATGTATTCCTAAATTCTTTTTGTTCTTTAAGAATAAAAGTACCGCATCTGGTATAGCACCTATTCCAAGCTGAAGGGTAGCTCCATCCTCAATTAAAGATGCACAGTTTTCTCCTATGGCTTTTTCTACATCTCCCAATTTAGGAGGCTGCAATTCTAAAAGTGGGTGTGAAGCTTCCACTATATAATCAATATCTGATACATGTATAAAAGAATCTCCAAGAGTTCTTGGCATGTTTTTATTCACTTCTGCAATTACAAGCTTAGCACTTTCTGCTGCCGGCTTGGTATAGTCATTGGAAACTCCAAAACTGCAGTAGCCATATTTATCTGGCTCACTTACCTGAATAAGTGCTACATCTACAGGCAAACGTTTTTCTTTAAACAAACTTGGTACTTCATAGAAAAAACAAGGCGTATAATCTGCTCTTCCTGAATTTACTGCATCTCTAGTACATCCGCCTACAAATAAAGCATTATGTCTAAAATGTCTCTGCATACCCTCTTTTGTATATTCACCTTTACCCATGGCTACCATATGAACTATTTCTAGCCCTATATAATTATCCTTATTTTTAACTAGTGCATTTACTAAATCTACGGGTTCTCCTACTGCATGTGCAAAAACTACCCTACTGTGGTTTTCTATTTTTGAAACAGCTTTTTCTGCAGTTACCAGTTTCTCTTTATATATCTCTTCCCACTCCATAAGAGTTATCTCCTCCCTATCCTGTCTTGTTAAATACTTATTCAATATACTTTTTGCCACACTAAAATCTTCTTCAGATTTTACTAATATTTTTTCAAGCTTAAATTTAAGCTTGCTGT
This genomic interval from Clostridium kluyveri contains the following:
- a CDS encoding aldehyde dehydrogenase family protein, with product MSNEVSIKELIEKAQVAQKKLEAYSQEQVDVLVKALGKVVYDNAEMFAKEAVEETEMGVYEDKVAKCRLKSGAIWNHIKDKKSVGIIKEEPERALLYVAKPKGVVAATTPITNPVVTPMCNAMAAIKGRNTIIVAPHPKAKKTSAHTVELMNAELKKLGAPENIIQIVEAPSREAAKELMESADVVIATGGAGRVKAAYSSGRPAYGVGPGNSQVIVDKGYDYNKAAQDIITGRKYDNGIICSSEQSVIAPAEDYDKVMAAFVENGAYYVEDEETVEKFRSTLFKDGKINSKIIGKSVQIIADLAGVKVPEGTKVIVLKGKGAGEKDVLCKEKMCPVLVALKYDTFKEAVEIAMANYMYEGAGHTAGIHSDNDENIRYAGTVLPISRLVVNQPATTAGGSFNNGFNPTTTLGCGSWGRNSISENLTYEHLINVSRIGYFNKEAKVPSYEEIWG
- a CDS encoding 4-hydroxybutyrate dehydrogenase; protein product: MKLLKLAPDVYKFDTAEEFMKFFKVGKGDFILTNEFLYKPFLEKFNDGADAVFQEKYGLGEPSDEMINNIIKDIGDKKYNRIIAVGGGSVIDIAKILSLKYTDDSLDLFEGKVPLVKNKELIIVPTTCGTGSEVTNVSVAELKRRHTKKGIASDELYATYAVLVPEFIKGLPYKFFVTSSVDALIHATEAYVSPNANPYTDMFSVKAMELILNGYMQMVEKGNDYRTEIIEDFVIGSNYAGIAFGNAGVGAVHALSYPIGGNYHVPHGEANYLFFTEIFKTYYEKNPNGKIKDVNKLLAGILKCDENEAYDSLSQLLDKLLSRKPLREYGMKEEEIETFADSVIEGQQRLLVNNYEPFSREDIVNTYKKLY
- a CDS encoding acetyl-CoA hydrolase/transferase family protein — protein: MSKGIKNSQLKKKSVKDSNAAEKIEEKVEKTDKVVAKAAEVTEKRIRNLKLKEKVVTADAAADMIENGMIVAISGFTPSGYPKEVPKALTKKVNALEEEFKVTLYTGSSTGSDIDGEWAKAGIIERRIPYQTNSDMRKKINDGSIKYADMHLSHMAQYINYSVIPKVNVAIIEAVAITEEGDIIPSTGIGNTATFVENADKVIVEINEAQPIELEGMADIYTLKNPPRREPIPIVNAGNRIGTTYVTCGSDKICAIVMTNAQDKTRPLTEVSPVSQAISDNLIGFLNKEVEEGKLPKNLLPIQSGVGSVANAVLAGLCESNFKNLSCYTEVIQDSMLKLIKCGKADVVSGTSISPSPEMLPEFIKDINFFREKIVLRPQEISNNPEIARRIGVISINTALEVDIYGNVNSTHVMGSKMMNGIGGSGDFARNAYLTIFTTESIAKKGDISSIVPMVSHVDHTEHDVMVIVTEQGVADLRGLSPREKAVTIIENCVHPDYKDMLMEYFEEACKLSGGNTPHNLEKALSWHTKFIKTGSMK
- a CDS encoding acetyl-CoA hydrolase/transferase family protein; protein product: MEWEEIYKEKLVTAEKAVSKIENHSRVVFAHAVGEPVDLVNALVKNKDNYIGLEIVHMVAMGKGEYTKEGMQRHFRHNALFVGGCTRDAVNSGRADYTPCFFYEVPSLFKEKRLPVDVALIQVSEPDKYGYCSFGVSNDYTKPAAESAKLVIAEVNKNMPRTLGDSFIHVSDIDYIVEASHPLLELQPPKLGDVEKAIGENCASLIEDGATLQLGIGAIPDAVLLFLKNKKNLGIHSEMISDGVMELVKAGVVNNKKKTLHTGKIVVTFLMGTKKLYDFVNNNPMVETYSVDYVNNPLVIMKNDNMVSINSCVQVDLMGQVCSESIGLKQISGVGGQVDFIRGANLSKGGKAIIAIPSTAGKGKVSRITPLLDTGAAVTTSRNEVDYVVTEYGVAHLKGKTLRNRARALINIAHPKFRESLMNEFKKRF
- a CDS encoding DMT family transporter — protein: MKKGYLFILLTAIFYSTQEISGKMLAQKGAMDPFQVMMIVFLIGAVILLPMAVKDIKAKKLKLNGNDLGYLALCGILAVSISMSMLQFAVTYTKASTAAVLFCTNAVFTIPFAYFILKEKIKGITIVSIIVSLIGVVIIFNPAKVMEGIGGSKDLIGICFALVAAVVWSLYTVISKKRIEVYGGYVFNCISFFFGVIALLLLLIVTGRPIFSGITLNNILVLLYMGIFIKAVGYICYLGAIKETSAVTASTVFLIKPALATILAILILGESIEVNVVIGIVFIIIGSIINYSSNKKANDLKKVANTSSAES